One segment of Funiculus sociatus GB2-C1 DNA contains the following:
- a CDS encoding sugar transferase, with protein sequence MDELYLVDCEKQAEHHPSVTSKAKRLIDILGGMVGLGITAAIAIPVAIAMQLDNPGPVFYSQIRCGLHGRQFRIWKFRSMVVGAEKLQHLVKNQAKGHIFKNENDPRITRVGRFMRRTSLDEFPQFWNVLMGDMSLVGTRPPTVNEVKNYDGHHWERLNVKPGITGEWQANGRSTVEDFEEIVRMDIDYQRKWSVIYDISLIFKTVMAVLDKKGAC encoded by the coding sequence ATGGATGAACTCTACTTAGTTGATTGTGAAAAACAAGCCGAACATCATCCATCGGTTACTAGCAAAGCGAAGCGCCTAATTGATATTTTAGGAGGCATGGTAGGTTTAGGGATTACGGCAGCGATCGCAATTCCAGTAGCGATCGCTATGCAACTCGATAACCCCGGCCCAGTATTTTACAGCCAGATTCGTTGCGGTCTGCACGGTCGCCAATTCCGCATCTGGAAATTTCGTTCTATGGTTGTTGGCGCAGAAAAGCTTCAGCATCTGGTGAAGAACCAGGCAAAAGGGCATATCTTTAAAAATGAAAATGACCCTCGCATTACCCGCGTGGGAAGATTTATGCGCCGAACTAGCTTAGACGAATTTCCTCAGTTTTGGAATGTTCTGATGGGGGATATGAGTCTGGTGGGAACCCGTCCACCTACAGTCAATGAAGTTAAGAACTACGACGGTCATCACTGGGAACGGTTAAATGTTAAGCCGGGAATTACTGGCGAATGGCAAGCTAACGGTCGTTCTACTGTAGAAGACTTTGAAGAAATTGTTCGTATGGACATCGACTACCAACGCAAGTGGTCTGTTATCTACGACATCAGCCTAATTTTCAAGACTGTAATGGCAGTTTTGGATAAGAAAGGCGCTTGCTAA
- a CDS encoding phycobiliprotein lyase, with protein MLSIREFFTACTGVWTTERTYHSVLSGQVERSYTEFRVEPLTLEQKQPTFEFYSLNGIKVDTDQVKEDDHVCPGFAIAFDTISEKGEQVAMSLKALFVPDAYVVSEESPAKKPSLPIAADVPVGEEVIEGFYLRDEGYSEPGAIVGRFTYQPTRQTLEMITYYRRSVAVDQMRIVEDDIRLRTIITYERPQNGEPPTVIELVGFGVERRQKN; from the coding sequence ATGCTCAGCATAAGAGAGTTTTTTACCGCTTGCACGGGAGTATGGACAACCGAAAGAACGTATCATTCTGTCTTAAGCGGTCAGGTGGAACGCTCTTATACAGAATTTCGGGTAGAACCCCTGACGCTGGAACAAAAGCAGCCAACTTTCGAGTTTTACTCGTTAAATGGAATTAAGGTAGACACCGATCAGGTGAAAGAAGATGATCATGTCTGTCCAGGGTTTGCGATCGCGTTTGATACCATCTCGGAAAAGGGCGAACAAGTAGCGATGAGTTTGAAGGCGCTATTTGTGCCAGATGCTTACGTGGTGTCAGAAGAATCGCCAGCCAAAAAGCCTTCTCTACCCATCGCCGCTGATGTTCCCGTCGGGGAAGAAGTCATTGAGGGTTTTTATCTGCGGGATGAGGGATACTCAGAACCAGGAGCGATTGTGGGGCGCTTTACCTATCAGCCTACTCGCCAAACCCTGGAAATGATAACTTACTATCGCCGTTCCGTAGCAGTGGATCAAATGCGGATTGTAGAGGATGATATCCGCTTACGCACGATTATTACCTACGAACGCCCTCAAAACGGCGAACCACCAACGGTTATTGAATTGGTAGGCTTTGGGGTAGAGCGCCGACAAAAAAATTAA
- the cobT gene encoding nicotinate mononucleotide-dependent phosphoribosyltransferase CobT — MMGEERQGTGDWGQGTGEERQGRFPNPQSPILNPQSPILNPQSPIPINVYTQHEQGHRWLQRYRGQPAVFACILGFTDTALIPGISAAGATPEDRRYTAIADAEFLYHGPRQQPQYPLPPLQAGASPVLISRAAIEGLNIPVYLFNAGLPQPPSVPTIDLGGFPARCLTQGNALELTIVKHLLQQGLRWGEKLAANIPNGYLILGECVVGGTTTALAVLTGLGFAAVGKVNSSHPSCNHSQKWAVVQAGLQAARIGEWEDKKVAVFSSPVPSPGEAIDPLQLVAAIGDPMQVVAAGMAIAASRSCGVLLAGGTQMLAVYALMQAISRQCNLSWQPEQVVVGTTRWVAEDSTGDTVGLAKTINPVSLMATGLSFAASRYPQLRAYEQGYVKEGMGAGGCAIAATLTQGWHQKQLLYAIETLIERC; from the coding sequence ATGATGGGAGAAGAAAGACAAGGGACTGGGGACTGGGGACAAGGTACTGGGGAAGAGAGACAAGGGAGATTTCCCAATCCTCAATCCCCAATCCTCAATCCCCAATCCCCAATCCTCAATCCCCAATCCCCAATCCCCATTAACGTCTACACTCAACACGAACAGGGACACCGCTGGCTCCAGCGATATCGAGGACAGCCAGCGGTGTTTGCTTGTATTTTAGGATTTACTGACACCGCCTTGATCCCCGGCATTTCTGCGGCTGGTGCAACGCCAGAAGATCGGCGATACACTGCGATCGCAGATGCCGAATTTTTGTATCACGGCCCTCGCCAACAGCCTCAATATCCTCTACCTCCCCTGCAAGCGGGAGCTTCACCAGTGCTAATCTCTCGCGCTGCAATCGAGGGTCTGAATATTCCAGTTTATTTATTTAATGCAGGTTTGCCCCAGCCACCGAGTGTCCCAACAATTGATTTAGGGGGCTTTCCAGCCCGGTGTCTCACTCAAGGAAATGCCCTGGAACTAACAATAGTAAAACATCTGCTCCAGCAGGGGCTGAGGTGGGGAGAAAAGCTGGCGGCAAATATTCCCAATGGGTATTTAATTCTGGGCGAGTGCGTGGTGGGGGGAACCACAACGGCTTTGGCTGTTTTAACTGGCTTGGGTTTCGCTGCTGTTGGTAAAGTCAACAGCAGCCACCCCAGTTGCAATCATTCCCAAAAGTGGGCTGTGGTACAAGCTGGGCTACAAGCGGCGAGGATTGGGGAATGGGAAGACAAAAAAGTTGCTGTCTTCTCTTCCCCAGTCCCCAGTCCCGGCGAAGCAATTGACCCTTTGCAGCTGGTGGCGGCAATTGGAGATCCGATGCAAGTTGTGGCGGCGGGGATGGCGATCGCTGCTAGTCGTAGCTGCGGTGTTTTGCTTGCTGGTGGGACGCAGATGCTGGCTGTGTATGCCTTGATGCAGGCAATATCACGTCAATGTAACCTGTCCTGGCAACCAGAACAAGTAGTGGTAGGAACAACCCGCTGGGTGGCAGAAGACTCTACGGGCGACACTGTTGGATTAGCAAAAACTATCAACCCAGTTTCCCTAATGGCTACTGGGCTAAGTTTTGCGGCTTCTCGTTACCCTCAACTGAGGGCTTATGAGCAAGGATATGTCAAAGAAGGTATGGGTGCAGGGGGATGCGCGATCGCAGCTACACTAACCCAAGGCTGGCACCAAAAGCAATTACTCTATGCTATTGAAACGTTGATAGAACGTTGTTGA
- a CDS encoding Crp/Fnr family transcriptional regulator, whose product MEDRYNSRDPNSNLNSLIVSAPLFTGLPETVVQKATSHVVTRTHPANQVILLENDWGGSVYFILEGWAKIRTYNLDGKEVTLNILGKGELFGEMAALDEVPRSTDVITLTPTTIGSMPAADFVQLINNEPLAGVRLAQLMAKRLRQVNRRLRLRESDSMSRVADTLLFLAEGQGKTAQKGINIPNLPHRELSSLSGLARETVTRVLTKLEKKGLIMRDHDILCIPDMGALERLIV is encoded by the coding sequence ATGGAAGACAGATACAACTCCCGCGACCCAAATTCTAATCTCAATTCGTTGATTGTCTCCGCTCCTTTGTTTACTGGCTTACCAGAAACTGTTGTGCAGAAGGCGACTTCTCATGTCGTTACTCGTACTCATCCAGCAAATCAGGTGATTTTACTGGAAAACGACTGGGGCGGCTCAGTATATTTTATTTTGGAGGGTTGGGCGAAAATTCGTACCTACAACCTTGATGGCAAAGAAGTTACTCTCAACATTCTTGGGAAAGGAGAACTCTTTGGCGAAATGGCAGCACTCGATGAGGTGCCTCGTTCTACGGATGTGATCACATTAACTCCCACGACGATTGGCAGTATGCCCGCTGCTGATTTCGTTCAGTTAATTAATAATGAACCCCTAGCAGGCGTGCGGTTGGCTCAGCTGATGGCAAAACGCCTGCGTCAAGTTAACCGTCGTCTCCGGTTGCGAGAATCGGACAGTATGTCGCGTGTAGCCGATACGTTGTTATTTCTCGCGGAAGGGCAGGGGAAAACTGCCCAAAAAGGAATTAATATCCCGAATTTGCCTCATCGCGAGTTGAGTAGTCTCAGCGGACTGGCCCGGGAAACAGTGACGCGGGTACTGACAAAGTTGGAGAAAAAAGGGCTGATTATGCGCGATCACGATATCCTGTGTATTCCCGATATGGGAGCCTTGGAACGATTAATCGTGTAA
- a CDS encoding transposase, protein QELIPKLWKDACVVMDNAKIHQGEMVREFIEKAGAKLLYLSPYSPEFSPIENFWSKVKSILRKTAARTYKDLIDAIANAMLEVTQENIRNWFTHCCYCTS, encoded by the coding sequence CAGGAATTAATCCCTAAACTTTGGAAGGATGCTTGTGTTGTTATGGATAATGCCAAAATCCATCAAGGAGAGATGGTAAGAGAATTTATAGAAAAAGCCGGAGCAAAACTCCTATACTTATCTCCTTACTCTCCTGAGTTTTCCCCAATTGAGAATTTTTGGTCAAAAGTCAAATCTATCTTGAGAAAGACAGCAGCAAGAACATATAAAGATTTAATTGATGCCATTGCCAACGCCATGCTTGAGGTGACTCAGGAAAATATCCGTAACTGGTTTACTCATTGTTGTTACTGTACCTCATGA
- a CDS encoding DUF2232 domain-containing protein, with amino-acid sequence MSDPFKDGEGDRPSDLETENQPTGLANAARQSTTGPESFNPQMSGDADRSETTGTTSAPPDNFSEVKVSAKSPLILVETAFLASTSSLIWLINYYFPLGPLLRMFFPVPIALAYLRWGYRAAWMAALVTGLLLSVLMGPTRSILFVIPYALMGVQLGAMWRRGSNWLFSIGIGGIIGTFGFFFRFWLLSILLGEDLWVYTTSQVTELAEWIFVKLGLLAQPSLYVVQAIAFGMVILSNIIYLFVVHLVALVLLDRLGNPIPRPPNWVQVLLDYEE; translated from the coding sequence ATGAGCGATCCTTTTAAAGACGGTGAAGGCGATCGCCCCAGCGATCTGGAAACGGAAAATCAGCCGACCGGACTGGCGAACGCAGCAAGACAAAGTACAACTGGCCCTGAAAGCTTTAATCCACAAATGTCTGGGGATGCGGATAGAAGCGAAACAACAGGGACAACCAGCGCCCCACCAGACAATTTTTCTGAAGTTAAGGTGAGTGCGAAGTCTCCGTTGATATTGGTGGAAACTGCCTTTTTAGCTAGTACCTCTAGCTTGATTTGGCTGATTAATTATTACTTTCCCCTAGGGCCGCTGTTGCGGATGTTTTTCCCGGTGCCAATTGCTTTGGCATACTTGCGCTGGGGATACCGCGCTGCTTGGATGGCGGCGTTGGTTACTGGGTTGCTGTTGTCGGTGCTGATGGGGCCTACCCGCAGCATTCTGTTTGTTATCCCCTATGCTTTGATGGGTGTCCAGCTGGGGGCTATGTGGAGGCGCGGGAGTAACTGGCTGTTCTCGATTGGTATAGGTGGGATTATTGGCACGTTTGGATTCTTTTTTCGGTTTTGGCTGCTGTCAATTTTACTGGGCGAAGACCTCTGGGTTTACACAACAAGCCAGGTGACGGAATTGGCAGAGTGGATATTTGTCAAGCTAGGGTTGCTCGCCCAACCGAGTCTTTATGTGGTTCAAGCGATCGCATTCGGCATGGTCATCCTGAGCAATATCATTTATCTATTCGTGGTGCATCTGGTGGCTTTGGTGCTACTGGATCGCTTAGGCAACCCAATCCCCCGTCCGCCAAACTGGGTACAAGTTTTATTAGATTACGAGGAATAA
- a CDS encoding extracellular solute-binding protein, whose product MINRRSFLLGAGTLAMSQLLASCGSSQNPALRVKLLKNSIPAQLLNEFRQSLKQSATLDFTPETQLKELFTRLETWHKPNETGKGWMRIPFITKTPVIADLVTLGDYWLAQAIEQKLIQPIEPTQTAGWKQLPRPWQELVKRNAQGQLDASGKIWGAPYRWGSTVIVYRRDKFKALGWEPRDWQDLWREELRDRISVLDQAREVIGLTLKRLGHSYNTENLDKVPDLKDALAKLKGQIKLYSSDTYLEPLLIGDTWLAVGWSTDVLSVLKSDRNIAAVVPQSGTALWADVWVRPAAAKPEDTANIASLQNQWIDFCWQQKQALEISLFTRAASPIITGMNRSELPKSLQTNSVLLPDTQVLEKSEFLYPLSQSTALKYLSLWQEIR is encoded by the coding sequence ATGATAAATCGACGGTCTTTTCTGCTGGGTGCTGGAACCCTGGCAATGAGTCAGCTGCTTGCAAGTTGTGGGAGTTCCCAAAACCCAGCTTTAAGAGTCAAACTGCTGAAAAATTCCATTCCCGCTCAGCTATTAAATGAATTTCGCCAGAGCCTAAAGCAATCAGCTACTCTGGATTTTACGCCAGAAACACAATTAAAAGAGTTATTTACCCGTCTGGAAACTTGGCACAAACCAAACGAGACGGGAAAGGGTTGGATGCGGATACCCTTTATTACAAAGACACCAGTGATTGCTGACTTAGTGACGTTAGGAGATTACTGGTTAGCACAAGCAATAGAACAAAAGCTAATTCAACCAATTGAGCCAACACAGACAGCAGGATGGAAGCAGTTACCGCGTCCTTGGCAAGAATTAGTAAAACGCAATGCACAAGGACAGTTGGACGCTTCGGGAAAGATTTGGGGCGCTCCTTACCGTTGGGGAAGCACTGTTATTGTGTATCGCCGCGATAAATTCAAGGCCTTGGGATGGGAGCCTAGAGATTGGCAGGATTTGTGGCGAGAAGAACTGCGCGATCGCATTTCTGTTTTGGATCAGGCGCGAGAAGTTATTGGTCTAACTTTAAAACGGCTAGGCCATTCTTATAATACGGAAAACCTGGATAAAGTTCCCGACTTAAAAGACGCTCTTGCTAAGTTAAAAGGGCAGATTAAGCTTTACAGTTCCGATACCTATCTGGAACCCCTACTTATAGGAGACACTTGGCTAGCGGTGGGTTGGTCAACTGATGTGCTGTCAGTTTTAAAAAGCGATCGCAACATCGCCGCCGTAGTTCCTCAGTCAGGAACCGCTCTCTGGGCAGATGTGTGGGTGCGACCTGCTGCTGCCAAGCCTGAAGATACGGCAAATATCGCCTCTCTCCAAAACCAATGGATTGATTTTTGTTGGCAGCAAAAACAAGCCCTGGAAATTTCTTTATTCACTCGCGCCGCCTCACCAATTATCACAGGCATGAATCGATCTGAGTTACCAAAATCTTTACAGACAAATTCAGTGTTACTGCCAGATACTCAGGTTCTTGAGAAAAGCGAATTTCTCTATCCCCTCTCTCAATCTACAGCCCTTAAGTACCTTTCTCTGTGGCAAGAAATCCGCTAA